Proteins from one Nicotiana tabacum cultivar K326 chromosome 23, ASM71507v2, whole genome shotgun sequence genomic window:
- the LOC107791069 gene encoding uncharacterized protein LOC107791069 isoform X1: MELMHLLLWCPKGAILQSFTSLLTVKRYPPMVSADLPDSSLLSALDGVKLVYTDGVLHENALVVAQEAHRRSIPIVIDAERKIEGLDELLHLATYVICSTRFPQIWTEAPSIPGALILILLKLPSAKFVIVTLGEDGCIMLERAETGDVQYEEVDIDDLFEKMKQSIDTTSTMPTCKSSDVAKLHAKGTGTLSGRLLVGTAEKIPSSELVDTTGAGDAFVGAVLYSLCANLPAEKM, from the exons ATGGAATTGATGCATCTTTTATTGTG GTGTCCGAAGGGGGCCATTCTACAATCTTTTACGTCATTGTTGACAGTCAAAC GGTATCCGCCGATGGTGTCTGCTGATCTGCCAGACTCGAGTTTGTTATCTGCATTAGACGGTGTGAAACTTGTATATACTGATGGAGTACTGCATGAAAATGCTTTGGTTGTGGCACAAGAG GCACATCGAAGGAGTATACCTATTGTGATTGATgcagaaagaaaaatagaaggatTGGATGAGCTTTTGCACTTGGCAACCTATGTTATTTGCTCAACAAGATTTCCACAG ATATGGACTGAGGCTCCATCTATACCAGGTGCACTTATTTTGATACTTTTGAAGTTGCCAAGTGCCAAATTTGTAATTGTGACATTGGGTGAAGATGGCTGCATAATGCTAGAAAGAGCAGAAACTG GGGATGTCCAATATGAAGAAGTTGacattgatgacttgtttgaaaAGATGAAGCAGAGCATAGATACTACCTCAACCATGCCGACATGCAAATCCTCG GATGTAGCAAAGCTGCACGCAAAAGGGACTGGAACTTTGAGTGGTAGGCTGTTGGTTGGAACAGCTGAGAAGATACCATCTTCAGAACTAGTCGATACAACTGGTGCTGGAGATGCATTTGTTGGAGCAGTTCTTTATT CTCTCTGTGCCAATTTGCCAGCAGAAAAGATGTAA
- the LOC107791069 gene encoding uncharacterized protein LOC107791069 isoform X2 — protein sequence MVSADLPDSSLLSALDGVKLVYTDGVLHENALVVAQEAHRRSIPIVIDAERKIEGLDELLHLATYVICSTRFPQIWTEAPSIPGALILILLKLPSAKFVIVTLGEDGCIMLERAETGDVQYEEVDIDDLFEKMKQSIDTTSTMPTCKSSDVAKLHAKGTGTLSGRLLVGTAEKIPSSELVDTTGAGDAFVGAVLYSLCANLPAEKM from the exons ATGGTGTCTGCTGATCTGCCAGACTCGAGTTTGTTATCTGCATTAGACGGTGTGAAACTTGTATATACTGATGGAGTACTGCATGAAAATGCTTTGGTTGTGGCACAAGAG GCACATCGAAGGAGTATACCTATTGTGATTGATgcagaaagaaaaatagaaggatTGGATGAGCTTTTGCACTTGGCAACCTATGTTATTTGCTCAACAAGATTTCCACAG ATATGGACTGAGGCTCCATCTATACCAGGTGCACTTATTTTGATACTTTTGAAGTTGCCAAGTGCCAAATTTGTAATTGTGACATTGGGTGAAGATGGCTGCATAATGCTAGAAAGAGCAGAAACTG GGGATGTCCAATATGAAGAAGTTGacattgatgacttgtttgaaaAGATGAAGCAGAGCATAGATACTACCTCAACCATGCCGACATGCAAATCCTCG GATGTAGCAAAGCTGCACGCAAAAGGGACTGGAACTTTGAGTGGTAGGCTGTTGGTTGGAACAGCTGAGAAGATACCATCTTCAGAACTAGTCGATACAACTGGTGCTGGAGATGCATTTGTTGGAGCAGTTCTTTATT CTCTCTGTGCCAATTTGCCAGCAGAAAAGATGTAA
- the LOC107791069 gene encoding uncharacterized protein LOC107791069 isoform X3, with translation MELMHLLLWCPKGAILQSFTSLLTVKLQAHRRSIPIVIDAERKIEGLDELLHLATYVICSTRFPQIWTEAPSIPGALILILLKLPSAKFVIVTLGEDGCIMLERAETGDVQYEEVDIDDLFEKMKQSIDTTSTMPTCKSSDVAKLHAKGTGTLSGRLLVGTAEKIPSSELVDTTGAGDAFVGAVLYSLCANLPAEKM, from the exons ATGGAATTGATGCATCTTTTATTGTG GTGTCCGAAGGGGGCCATTCTACAATCTTTTACGTCATTGTTGACAGTCAAAC TGCAGGCACATCGAAGGAGTATACCTATTGTGATTGATgcagaaagaaaaatagaaggatTGGATGAGCTTTTGCACTTGGCAACCTATGTTATTTGCTCAACAAGATTTCCACAG ATATGGACTGAGGCTCCATCTATACCAGGTGCACTTATTTTGATACTTTTGAAGTTGCCAAGTGCCAAATTTGTAATTGTGACATTGGGTGAAGATGGCTGCATAATGCTAGAAAGAGCAGAAACTG GGGATGTCCAATATGAAGAAGTTGacattgatgacttgtttgaaaAGATGAAGCAGAGCATAGATACTACCTCAACCATGCCGACATGCAAATCCTCG GATGTAGCAAAGCTGCACGCAAAAGGGACTGGAACTTTGAGTGGTAGGCTGTTGGTTGGAACAGCTGAGAAGATACCATCTTCAGAACTAGTCGATACAACTGGTGCTGGAGATGCATTTGTTGGAGCAGTTCTTTATT CTCTCTGTGCCAATTTGCCAGCAGAAAAGATGTAA
- the LOC107791066 gene encoding secreted RxLR effector protein 161-like, which yields MIRSLLYLTTSRPDIIFKKSHLTTVKRIIRYLIRTISYGLWYPRSNNFKLEGFSDANLARDKEYRKSTSGTCQLLGKALIFWNNNKQGLVALSTTETEYTAIGQYCA from the coding sequence ATGATTAGATCCTTGCTTTATTTAACTACTAGTAGACCAGATATTATATTCAAGAAATCACATCTGACAACAGTAAAGCGGATAATTCGCTATCTTATCAGAACTATTTCTTATGGTCTATGGTATCCACGATCTAACAATTTTAAGCTTGAAGGTTTTTCAGATGCTAATCTTGCAAGGGATAAAGAATACAGGAAAAGCACCAGTGGAACATGTCAACTACTGGGAAAAGCATTAATTTTCTGGAACAACAATAAACAAGGTTTAGTAGCACTATCCACAACTGAGACAGAATATACTGCTATTGGACAATATTGTGCTTAA